TGATATAACTTTTTGCCTCTCTTCTACATAAGCATCCACATTTTCTAATTGCTCTTTCTCTATGCAATTTATTAACTTTTGCGTCAATTGCTTATATAACAGGAGTTTTTCTTTCAATTGTGTATTAAATTGAAACACCCCCTTTTTCAATTCCCATTATCCAATCACTAATCTCCAAAATATTAAATTAGCTCACTTATCTTGGAAATTTGGGATTGGCAATTGTGATTAAAATAAATGTACTATTTTGCACCTTTAGAAACCTTATAGGCCTGCTCCCACATATCCTTTACTTCTTCAATAAGTGGTATCACTTCATTCATTATTTGCAAATCTTTTTTAAGGTTAGCTTGTACCAAACTATCTATTATAAACTGATAAACTGATACTAAATTCTTTGCCCATTCTCCACCCTTATTTACATCTAAGGTTACCATTAATTCATAAAATATATCTTGAGTTTTAACTATATTTTCGTGAGCTTTTTTTACATCTTTATCAACTATAGCTTGCCTTGCTATTTTAGAAAACTTAACTGCTCCATC
The DNA window shown above is from Haloimpatiens massiliensis and carries:
- the fliS gene encoding flagellar export chaperone FliS, with product MYGGHANAYNAYKNNSVNFASKEQLLLMLVDGAVKFSKIARQAIVDKDVKKAHENIVKTQDIFYELMVTLDVNKGGEWAKNLVSVYQFIIDSLVQANLKKDLQIMNEVIPLIEEVKDMWEQAYKVSKGAK